A genomic region of Ignavibacteria bacterium contains the following coding sequences:
- the atpD gene encoding F0F1 ATP synthase subunit beta, translating to MNKGKIVQIIGPVVDIDFSGGQLPAILNAIRIPRVTVEGKEEELICEVQQHLGEDRVRTVAMDSTDGLVRGMEAYDTGRPIEVPVGPEVLGRLLNVIGEPIDGLGPIPAQKKYPIHREPVDFKELSTKREMFETGIKVIDLLEPYSKGGKTGLFGGAGVGKTVVIMELIHNIAKYHGGYSVFAGVGERTREGNDLWLEMKESGVLSKTALVFGQMNEPPGARQRVGLTGLTIAEYFRDEEGKDVLLFIDNIFRFIQAGSEVSALLGRMPSAVGYQPTLGTEMGELQERIVSTKRGSITSVQAIYVPADDLTDPAPASAFSHLDATTVLSRQIAELGIYPAVDPLESTSRILEPSVVGEEHYYVAKKVKEILQTYKDLQDIINILGIDELSDEDKIIVQRARKIQKFLSQPFHVAEQFTGRQGRYVKLEDTIKGFKGIIEGEYDDLPEAAFYMVGTIEEAIEQAKRLQSE from the coding sequence ATGAATAAAGGTAAAATCGTTCAAATTATTGGTCCTGTTGTTGATATTGATTTTTCAGGCGGACAATTACCTGCGATCTTAAATGCAATCAGAATTCCAAGAGTTACCGTTGAGGGTAAAGAAGAAGAATTAATCTGCGAAGTCCAGCAACACTTAGGTGAAGATAGAGTGAGAACAGTTGCAATGGACTCAACCGATGGTCTTGTTAGGGGAATGGAAGCTTATGATACAGGAAGACCAATCGAAGTTCCTGTTGGTCCAGAAGTTTTAGGAAGATTATTGAATGTGATTGGTGAACCAATCGATGGACTTGGTCCCATACCTGCACAGAAAAAATACCCAATTCATCGTGAGCCAGTTGATTTTAAGGAATTGAGCACCAAGCGAGAAATGTTTGAAACTGGTATTAAAGTCATTGATCTTCTTGAACCATATTCAAAAGGTGGAAAGACTGGCTTATTTGGTGGTGCTGGAGTTGGTAAGACCGTAGTCATTATGGAGTTAATACACAACATTGCAAAATATCATGGTGGATATTCGGTTTTTGCGGGTGTTGGTGAGAGAACAAGAGAGGGTAATGATCTCTGGCTTGAAATGAAAGAATCAGGAGTTCTTAGTAAAACTGCATTAGTTTTTGGTCAGATGAACGAACCACCAGGAGCACGCCAGAGAGTTGGGCTAACTGGATTAACAATCGCCGAATATTTCCGTGATGAAGAAGGAAAAGATGTTCTTCTCTTTATTGATAATATTTTCAGATTCATTCAAGCTGGAAGTGAAGTAAGTGCCTTGCTCGGTCGAATGCCCTCAGCGGTAGGTTACCAGCCCACTCTTGGAACTGAAATGGGTGAATTGCAGGAAAGGATTGTTTCTACTAAAAGAGGTTCAATCACTTCAGTTCAAGCAATATATGTTCCGGCTGATGACTTAACTGATCCTGCTCCAGCTTCAGCATTCTCGCACCTTGATGCAACTACAGTTTTGAGCCGTCAAATTGCAGAGCTTGGTATTTATCCTGCAGTCGATCCGCTTGAATCAACTTCAAGAATTCTTGAACCGTCTGTTGTTGGTGAAGAACATTACTATGTTGCGAAAAAAGTAAAAGAAATTCTTCAGACTTATAAGGATTTGCAGGATATTATCAACATTCTCGGTATTGACGAACTTTCAGATGAAGATAAGATTATAGTTCAGAGAGCGCGAAAGATCCAAAAATTCTTATCTCAGCCTTTCCATGTTGCTGAACAATTTACAGGCAGACAGGGTCGTTATGTAAAGTTAGAAGACACAATTAAAGGTTTCAAAGGAATTATAGAAGGTGAATATGACGACTTACCCGAAGCTGCATTTTATATGGTTGGAACGATTGAAGAAGCTATAGAACAAGCTAAGAGGTTACAAAGTGAATGA
- the atpC gene encoding ATP synthase F1 subunit epsilon: protein MNDKLLYLEIVTPSRIIFSGYVKSVTVPGELGSFQILYNHAPIISNLSIGELKVVNDKEEKEYYAANGGFVMVMKNRVTVISDSIQKAQEIDVNKAKDELIKTKNELEAKRKSGNVEELEKKIAQLKNQIKVSERIS from the coding sequence GTGAATGATAAACTTCTCTATCTTGAGATAGTTACACCATCAAGAATAATTTTTTCAGGTTATGTGAAGTCTGTGACTGTACCTGGTGAATTGGGAAGCTTTCAAATATTATATAATCACGCTCCAATAATTAGTAACCTTTCAATTGGTGAATTAAAAGTAGTTAATGATAAAGAAGAAAAAGAATATTATGCTGCAAATGGCGGTTTTGTAATGGTTATGAAGAATAGAGTAACTGTGATCAGTGATTCAATTCAAAAAGCACAGGAAATTGATGTTAATAAAGCAAAAGACGAATTGATTAAGACAAAAAATGAATTAGAGGCAAAGCGTAAATCAGGAAATGTTGAGGAATTAGAAAAGAAAATTGCTCAATTAAAAAATCAAATTAAAGTGAGTGAGCGAATTTCCTGA